Proteins encoded in a region of the Podarcis muralis chromosome 2, rPodMur119.hap1.1, whole genome shotgun sequence genome:
- the LOC144326678 gene encoding HLA class II histocompatibility antigen, DR alpha chain-like: MEPRGGGGGGGGGRALCCLWATLLLAPPRGAGALKVEDTLVELDFFQESFPSEKKSGEFLLEFDNEEILHVDWEKKQNVWRLPDFQRFTSFEVQGALANIAVMKNNMEVLMKRSNRTRALNVAPTATVYPENAVELGDPNVLICFVDRFSPPVLNVTWLKNNEVVSKGVEETDFYPSVDNTFRKFSYLPFVPEQGDIYVCQVEHWGIPEGKMEKIWVSKAPSPIPETMENVLCALGLAFGILGIIAGTILFFKAMRMNNRRGFI; the protein is encoded by the exons atggagcccagaggaggaggaggaggaggaggaggaggaagagccctTTGCTGCCTCTGGGCGACCCTCCTCCTCGCCCCGCCAAGGGGGGCCGGAGCCCTGAAAG TGGAGGACACCCTGGTGGAGCTGGACTTCTTCCAGGAGAGCTTCCCTTCGGAGAAGAAGTCCGGGGAGTTCCTGCTGGAGTTTGACAACGAGGAGATCCTGCACGTggactgggagaagaagcagaacGTCTGGAGGCTGCCGGACTTCCAGCGCTTCACCAGCTTTGAGGTGCAGGGCGCCCTGGCCAACATCGCCGTCATGAAGAACAACATGGAGGTGCTCATGAAGCGAAGCAACCGCACCCGTGCCCTGAACG TTGCTCCCACGGCCACTGTGTACCCGGAAAATGCCGTGGAACTGGGGGACCCCAACGTCCTCATCTGCTTTGTGGACAGGTTCTCCCCCCCAGTGCTGAACGTCACCTGGCTGAAGAACAACGAGGTGGTCTCCAAGGGCGTGGAGGAGACAGACTTCTACCCCAGCGTGGACAACACTTTCCGCAAGTTCTCCTACCTCCCCTTCGTCCCTGAGCAGGGAGACATCTACGTCTGCCAGGTGGAGCACTGGGGCATCCCAGAgggaaagatggagaagatctggg tTTCCAAGGCGCCCTCTCCCATCCCGGAGACGATGGAGAACGTGCTGTGTGCCCTGGGCTTGGCCTTTGGCATCCTGGGCATCATCGCTGGCACCATCCTTTTCTTCAAGGCCATGAGGATGAACAATCGCAGGGGCTTCAT ATAA